GCGTGCGCCAGATCGATGCCGACACCTACCTGTCGCCGGGCGGCCTGGAGCCCGCCCTGCGCGCGGTCGGCGGCGCCTGCGCGGCGGTGGACGCGGTGCTGGCGGGCGAGGCGGGGGCGGCCTTTGTGGCCATGCGCCCGCCGGGCCACCATGCCGAGACGGCGACCGCGATGGGGTTCTGCCTGTTCGGCACCGTGGCCATCGCCGCCAAGCGGGCGCTGGATCACCACGGGCTGGACCGCGTGGCGGTGCTGGACTTCGACGTGCATCACGGCAACGGCACGCAGGATCTGCTGTGGGACGAGGGGCGGGCCTTGTTCGTGTCCAGCCACCAGATGCCGCTGTATCCGGGCAGCGGCGCGGCGTCCGAGACGGGCGCGCAGGGGCAGGTGCTGAACCTGCCGCTGCCGCCGGGCTCGGACGGGGCTCTGGCGCAGGCGGAATGGGCGGGCGCGCTGCGGCGCATGGTCGCGTTCGCGCCGCAGCTGGTCATCGTCTCGGCCGGGTTCGACGCGCATCGCGACGATCCGCTGGCCCAGCTGGACTGGGAGGACGCGGACTTCGCCGCGCTGACCCGCGCGATCTGCAGGGCGGCGGCCGACTGCGGCGCCCCCGTGGTATCCTGTCTGGAAGGCGGCTATGATCTTGCGGCCTTGGAACGTTCGGTCCGGGCCCATGTGACGGTGCTGTTGGAGGCCACGGAATGAGCGATATCACCACCCTCTCGTTCGAGGAGGCCATGCGCGAGCTGGAGGCCACGGTCGGCAAGCTGGAGACCGGCGAGGCGACGCTGGAGGAATCCATCGCGCTGTACGAGCGGGGTGCGGCCCTGCGCGCACATTGCGAGGCCCGCCTGCGCGAGGCCGAGGAGCGGGTCGAGAAGATCACCCTGGCGGCGAACGGCCAGCCTGCGGGCGCCGAGCCGGTCGAGGGCCTGTGATGCAGGACCGTCTGGCCCGGGTCCGGGCCGATGTGCAGGCCGAGCTGGATCGCGCGACCGGCACCCTGCCGGACGGCGATCTGTCCCGGGCCATGCGCTATGCCGTGCAGGGGGGCAAGCGGCTGCGGGCCTTCCTGGTGATGGAATCGGCGCGCCTGCACGGGGTGCCTGACGATGCCGCCCTGCCGGTGGCGGCGGCGGTCGAGGCGCTGCATGCCTACAGCCTGGTCCATGACGACCTGCCTGCGATGGATGACGACGACCTGCGCCGGGGCCAGCCGACCGTGCATGTCCGCTGGTCAGAGGCGACCGCGATCCTGGCGGGCGACGCGCTGCAGACGCTGGCCTTCGAGCTGCTGGCGGATGCCCGCATCGGTACGGCCGATGCCCGGCTGCGGCTGGTGGCGGCGCTGGCCCGGGCCTCGGGCGCGCGGGGGATGGTCTGGGGGCAGGCGCTGGACATCGCGGCCGAGACCGCCGGCACGCCGCTGGACCTGGAGGCCATCACCCGGCTGCAGGGCGGCAAGACCGGTGCGCTGATCCGCTTTGCCGCGACCGCCGGACCGCTGATCGCGGGGGACGATCCGGCGGCCTTGGACCGCTATGCCGATGCGCTTGGCCTGGCCTTCCAGATCGCCGACGACATCCTGGACGTGACCGGCAGCGAGGCCGCGACCGGCAAGCGCGTGGGCAAGGATGCGGGGGCCGGCAAGGCGACGTTCGTCTCGCTGCTGGGCCTGCCCGGCGCGCAGGCCGAGGCGCGGCGCCTGGTGGGTGTCGCGGACGCGGCGCTGCGTGATTATGGCGCAGCCGCCGGAAACTTGCGCGCCCTGTCGCGTTTCGTTATCGAGCGCGATACCTGATCGCCCGTCCCGGAGGAGGGCCAGCCCATGACCGACCGACCCAAGACGCCCCTGCTCGACCGTGTGTCGCTGCCGTCCGACCTCAAATCGTTGAGCGATGTCGAATTGCGCCATCTGGCCGACGAGCTGCGGTCCGAGACGATCAGTGCCGTCAGCGCGACCGGCGGCCATCTGGGCGCGGGTCTGGGCGTGGTCGAGCTGACCGTGGCGCTGCATGCCGTCTTCGACACGCCGCGCGACAAGCTGATCTGGGATGTCGGCCACCAGTGCTATCCCCACAAGATCCTGACCGGGCGGCGCGACCGCATCCGCACGCTGCGCATGGGCGGCGGGCTGGCGGGCTTCACCAAGCGGGCGGAAAGCCCCTACGATCCGTTCGGGGCGGGCCATTCCTCGACCTCGATCAGCGCGGCCCTGGGCTTTGCCATGGCTCGCGAGTTGGGCGGCGACCCGGGAGATGCGATCGCCGTCATCGGCGACGGCGCGATGAGCGCGGGCATGGCCTATGAGGCGCTGAACAATGCGGGCCACGAGGGCAAGCGGCTGTTCGTGATCCTGAACGACAATGAGATGTCGATCGCTCCGCCGGTTGGCGCGATGTCCTCGTATCTGACGCGGCTTTATGCCGGTGGACCCTTTCAGGAGCTGAAGGCCGTGGCCAAGGGGGCTGTGGGCATGCTGCCCGACGCGCTGCAGGAAGGCGCGCGCCGGGCCAAGGAGATGCTCAAGGGCATGACGGTCGGCGGCACCCTGTTCGAGGAGCTGGGCTTTTCCTATATCGGTCCGGTTGACGGGCATGACATGGAACAGTTGCTGCCGCTGCTGCGCACCTTGCGGGCGCGGGCGGACGGGCCGGTCCTGATCCATGTCGTCACCAAGAAGGGCAAAGGCTATGCCCCGGCCGAGGCGGCGGCCGACCGGGGCCATGCGACGGGCAAATTCGACGTGGTGACGGGCGTTCAGGCCAAGGCGAAATCCAACGCGCCAAGCTATACCGCCGTCTTCGCGCAGGCGCTTATCGACGAGGCCGCCCGCGACGACCGCATCCTGGGTGTCACGGCGGCCATGCCGGACGGGACGGGGCTCAAGCAGTTCGCGCAGCGCTTTCCGCGCCGCTGCTTCGACGTGGGAATCGCCGAACAACATGCGGTGACCTTCTCCGCCGGGCTGGCGGCGGGGGGGATGAAGCCCTTCTGCGCGATCTATTCGACCTTCCTGCAGCGCGGCTATGATCAGGTCGTCCATGACGTGGCGGTCCAGAACCTTCCGGTGCGCTTCGCCATCGACCGTGCGGGGCTGGTGGGCCAGGACGGCCCGACCCATTCGGGCGCCTATGACATCGCCTTTCTGGCCAACCTGCCGGGCTTCGTGGTGATGGCCGCCGCCGACGAGGCGGAACTGGTCCATATGGTGGCCACCGCCGCCGCCCATGACAGCGGACCCATCGCCTTCCGCTTTCCACGCGGCGAGGGCACCGGGGTGGAGATGCCCGAGCGCGGGCAGGTCCTGCCCATCGGCAAGGGCCGCATGATCGCCGAGGGCAAGACGGTCGCCATCCTGTCCTTCGGCACCCGCCTGTCCGAGGTGATGGCCGCCCGCGAGGCGCTGATGGCCCGCGGCATCACGCCGACCGTGGCGGATGCGCGCTTCGCCAAGCCCCTGGACCGTGACCTGATCCTGCGTCTGGCCCGCGATCACGAGGCGCTGATCACCATCGAGGAGGGCGCCGTCGGCGGCTTCGGCAGCCATGTGGCCCAGCTTCTGGCCGAGGAGGGGGTCTTCGACAGCGGTTTGCGCTTCCGGTCGATGGTCCTGCCCGATGCCTTCGTGGACCATGACGCCCCGCAGGCGATGTACGATACCTCGGCCCTGAACGCCCGCCATATCGAGGCGAAGGTGCTGTCGGTTCTGGGCGTCGGCTCGCTTGACACGCGCCGCGCTTGACCCCGGGCAGGCCCCGGCGGCTTGGACCCCGCCCCTATCCATAGCTGCGCACCAGCGCCCCCGCGATCATGCCCCACCCGTCGACGACGACGAAGAAGGCCAGCTTGAAGGGCAGCGAGACAACCACCGGCGGCAGCATCATCATGCCCATCGACATCAGCACCGCTGCCACGACCAGATCGATGATCAGGAAGGGCAGGGCGATCAGGAAGCCGATCTCGAAGGCGCGCTGGATCTCGGACAGCATGAACGAAGGGATCAGCACCGACAGCCGATCCGGGGGCCCGGCCCCGGGCGCGATTTCGGCCAGGTTCGCCAAGGTGCCCGGATCGGTGCGGGCTGCCATGAAGCCTTGGAACGGCTGGATTCCTCGCTGGAAGGCCTCGGCGATGTCGATCTGACCCTGCTGCAAGGGCAGGCCCGCCACCTGCCAGGCTTCGCGCAAGACGGGATCCATGATGAACCACGTCAGAAAGAGCGCCAGGCTGATGATCAGCATGTTCGGAGGCGACTGCTGCAGCCCGATGGACTGGCGCAGGATCGACAGGACCGTGACGATGAACGGAAAGGCCGTCACCATGATGGCGATGCCGGGAGCCAGCGATAGGGCCGTCAGCAGCAGGACCAGCGTCACCGCGTTCTCGCCCAGGCCGGGACCGAGCGCCTCGCCCAGCCCCTGCCCGGCGGCGGTCGTGGGCAGCATCACCCAAGTCAGCAGAAGGGCCAGACGGATCACGGCGTCCCCGACGCCGCCACCACCCGCACGCACAGCCGGTCCTCGGTTCCGCCATCGCCGGTCAGTTCGCCGCGCGCGATGACCTTGTCTCCGATGCAGATCTCGACCCCGTCCTCGATGGCCTGATCCAGCACCAGCACATCGTCGGGACGCAGCGCCGACAATTGTGAAACGGTCTGTCGCGTGCGGCCGAGGCGGATGGTCACCTCGACCTGGATCGTGTCGGTGTCGATCAGATGCTTCAGGGCGTCCATGTCCCGTCCTCCTCGGTGATTTCTGCGATCAGGGCGCGGATGCTGTCGGCGATGTCCTGGGGGGCAAGCTCGATACGGCCGCCCTGCAGCGTGACGGAGATGCGGTCCAAGGCGATCTCGTCAAGGACGATGCCGTCCAGACCGGCCACATCCATGCAGTGCTGAACCATCGGGCGCAGCCCGCTGCCGCAGGCGATCCGGGCACTTAACGGGTCCGCGCGTTGCGACAGGCGCAGCAGTTCGGCCTGCAACGCCTCTTCCAGGCGGCGCGAGGACCGGGGCGGCGCCATCAGGTCCAGGATCTGATGCAGAAGCGGGGACAAGGCCTCGACGGCCTCCTGCCGCAACCTGTGGCGGCGGGCCTCGTCCTCAGCCAGGCTGTCGGCCAGCCGATGCAGGCTGTCCTGCAGCGCCCGCAGCCCCGCATCCTCGGCCTCGGCCTGCGCAGCCGACTGGCCGTTGGCGAAGGCCTGATCCAGATCCGCGCGGCTGAAGGTCACCTCGACCGGCCGCCTGGCCACCGCATCGGAAAAGGATTCTAATTTAAACATCGCAAGGCTCAATTCACGCTCTCCTTGTTGTCGATCCAGCCCGACAGGATCTTGACGCTTCCCTCATGACGCTCCTTCATCATCGCCTTGAGGCGGGCCACGGGATCGGCCGAGGGCAGGGCGAGGGGCTCGACTCCTGCGAAATCGAAGGGCGCGATCCGGGGGTGATCGGGCGAGGTGGAAAAGTCCTCGTTGATGAAGCCGTCCAGCCCACCGGACATCGGCGACATCATCGGTGCCATCATCGCCATCGGGGGCATCGGCGGCAGGCTGTCATCCAGCATCGGGGCCGCTGGCTGGGACCGGCTGCGCAGCATCGGGCGCAGGACCGCCAAGATGATGGCCAGCGCAAAGATCCCGATCAGCGCGATCCGTGCCAGATCGTTCAAAGCCAGCCGGTCCAGGAAACCGGGCGCCGCCAGCGTGCCGCCCTCGCCCAGGCTGGCGAAGGGCAGCGACTTGACGGTGATCAGGTCGCCCCGCGCCGCGTCAAAACCTACCGCCGAGGCGACCAGTTCGCGCAGAGTCTCCAGTTCGGCATCCGGGCGGGGGGCCAACGTCGTCTGACCCTCGGCATCGGTCTGGGGCACGCCGTTGACCAGCACCGCGACCGTCAGGCGCCGGGTCGCGCCGGGTTGACGTTGCACCTCGCGGGTGGTGCGGCTGACCTCGTAATTGGCCTGGCTGCGGTTTTCGGCCCGTGCGCTCTGGCTGCTGTCGCCCGGCTGCTCCTCGGCATCGGGCAGGTTCGAGGCCGCCGTGACGGCCCCGGTGCCGGTCGAATTGCTCTCGTCCGTGGTCTCTTCGGTGACGGTCGAGATCAGCGCCCGCTGCTCGGGGTCGAAGCGCTGTTCGGTCAGCAGTTCGGTTTCCGTCATCAGGTCCAGGTTCAGCTCGACGATGGCATTGCCGACCCCGACATGCGGCTCAAGGATGCGTTCGACATTGCGCTTCATCTCGGCCGCGCGGTCGGCCCCGGTCTGATCCTCGGTCGAGGCGACGATGCCGCGCTGCGAATCGATCACGGTCACGCGGTCCGGCTGCATCCCCGGCACTCCGGACGAGATCAGGTATTTCAGCGAGGCCGCCTGATCGCGGCTGATCGGCTGGCCGTTCGTGGTCAGCGTGACCGAGGCGCTGCCGTTCCGGTCGCGCCGATAGCCGCGCCCGGTGTCCAGCGCCAGATGCACGCGCGCCGTCTGGACGTTGGGCAGGGCCAGGATCGTGCGCGCCAGCTCGCCCTCCTTGGCACGCCAATAGGCGGCGTCGAACATCTGCGAGGTGGTGCCGAATCCCGACATGCCGTCCAGCAGCTCGTATCCGGTGCTGCCGGCCGCGGGCAGTCCCTGCGCCGCCAGGTCCATGCGCAGCCGGTCGCGCTGGTCGACCGCCACCCAGATGGCATCGCCGCGCACCTCGTAGGGAACGCCGACCCGCTCGATCCCGGCGATCACCTCACCGGCCTGGGCAGAGTCGAGCCCCCCATAGATCAGGGCCATGCTGGGCCGGCTGGCCAGCCAGCCGAACAGCGCGATCACCAGAAATGCGCCCAGAAAGGCCGCCCCCAGGATCACCCGCTGTTGAGAGCTTCGCTCGTTCCAGTAGTCCTGCAGTTTTTGCAAAACCGTTCCTTTCGAATCAGCGCGTCGGGGTCGTCTGACCTTCAAATGCCATGGCCGGTGTTAAGATTTGGTTAGTCGCAAGCTGGTATCTCCATCCTGTCAGGACGGAGAATCACGATGACCGAACCCGCGGCCCTGCCGGCCGAAAAGAAGCGCGGAAAGAAGGGGTTGCTGATGGTGATCCTGGCGACCGCTCTTCTGGGCGGGGCCGGGTTCGTCTCGACCTTCCTGGGGTTCTGGTCGCCCGGCGCGATGCTGTCCGGCCCGGCCGAGCCGCCGCCCTCCGGCGCACATCTGAGCGTCGAGTTCGTCGAGGTGCCCACGATCGAGATCATCGTGCCCGGGGGGCGCGCCCGCAGCATGGTCATGTCGGCCACGATCGAGACGGACAGCCACCACAAGGGCCAGGTCACGCATCTGATGCCCCGGGTCTCGGATGCCTTCACGACCTTCCTCTCGGGCGTCGATCCCGCCGCCTATGACAAGCGCGGGGTGCTGGAGGTGATCCGCGCCGAACTGGTCACCCGCTCGCGCTTCGTCCTGGGCGAAGAGCCGGTCAAGGACCTTCTGATCACGGAGTTTCGATTCAAATGACGATGGACCAACTGATGCAGGGGATGCTGCTGCTGGCCTGCCTGGGACTGGGGCTGTTCTGCCTGACGCTGGCCCGCCGCCTGCGCAAGCTGAACGATCTGGAAACCGGCCTGGGCGGCGCGATCGCCGTGATGGCCGCCGAGGTCGACCGGCTGGAACGGGCGATCCGCTCGGCCCGTGACGAGGCGATGGAGGCCAGCAGCCGTCTGGCCGACGAGATCGAGACCGCGCGGCGTGAACGCGCGATCTGGGACCTGCGCCAGCGGATCGGCGCCGCTGCTGCCGAGGCGCCACCGCCCGCGTCCGCTCAACGCCGGTTGCGCAAGCGGTCCGAGGTGACCCATGGCTAGGCCCCTGTTGCCGGCGCTGACGCTGCTCTTCGCGCTGCCCGCCGGGGCCATGCTGTGGCAGGGGGCCGATCTGTCGCGCCTCTTCTCGACCGTCGCCGTTGCGGCCCCCGCCGACCTGCTGGACGGCTGTGGCGATGTCCCCGAGGCCGTGGCCCTGGCTGAGGAGCTGCGCGACCGGGCCCTCCGCATCGAACGCTACATGGCGTCGCTGGACGCCAAGAAGGCCGAGATCGCCGAGGCCGAGGCAAGCCTGCGCGACCATCTGGGCGACCTGCGGGCGCAGAAAGGCCGCACGAACGCCGATCGCGACGGCGCGACCCAGGCCGTGCGGACCGATATCGACCGGCTGATCGCCCTCTACGACCAGATGAAGCCGGCCGAGGCCGCCGCCATCCTGACCAACCTTCCCGCCGATTTCGCGGCCGAGATCCTGATGCGCGTCCAGCCCGAAGCCGGCGCCCGCATCATCGCCGCCGTCGATCCCCGCCAAGCCGCGCTGCTGACCGCCCAGATGGGCGCGCGCAGCGTCCGCACCCCATAAGGACAAGCATCATGTTCGGTTTCGTCGGAATCTTCGTTACGCTGGCCATGGTGTTCGGGGGCTATCTTCTAGCCGGCGGCAAGATGGGCGTGATCCTTCACGCGCTGCCCTTCGAGATGATGATGATCATGGGCGCCGCCGTCGGGTCCTATTTCCTGGGCAACAGCACCGATGTGCTGAAGGCGACCCTGGGCGGGCTCATGCGGGCGTTCAAGGGCCCTCGCTGGACGGCGCAGGACCATCAGGACGTGCTGTGCCTGATGTTCCAGCTGCTCAAGATCGCGCGCGAGAACCCCGTCGCGCTGGAACAGCATATCGAGAATCCCGGCGAATCGCCCATCTTCACCGCCTATCCGCGCCTGGCGGCGGATCATCACGTCGTCTCGCTGATCTCGGACACGCTGCGGTCGGCCAGCCTGAACTATGACGATCCCTACCAGGTGGAGGACATGCTCTCGCGCCGCATCGCCACCCTGCGGGAGGAGGAGATGCACGTCCCCCACGCCCTGCAGACCATGGCCGACGCTTTGCCCGCACTGGGGATCGTCGCGGCGGTGCTGGGAATCATCAAGACGATGAGCGCGATCGACCAGCCGCCGGCGGTCCTGGGGAAGATGATCGGCGGGGCGCTGGTGGGGACGTTCCTGGGGGTGTTCCTCTCCTACGGCTTCGTCGCGCCGCTGGCCAACCGGCTCGGGTCGGTCGTCAAGCAGGATCTGGGTTTCTACGAGGTCGTCAAGTCGGTCCTGGTCGCCGGGCTGCACCAGCATGCCACGACGCTCTGCGTCGAGGTCGGCCGCCAGAGCGTCCCGGAACATGTCCGGCCCAGCTTCGACACGCTGGAAGGCGCGCTGCGCGAGCTGAAAAAGGCCGCCTGATGAGACGGGCAGCCCCCTATCTTGTGGCAATGTCGCTGGCCGCCGGATCCGCCGCCGCCACGGATGCCGAGCAGTTAGCCCGCGACGCGTCGGACTGGCTGCTGTCGGGGCAGGGGCTGCCCCGCGACTACCGCGTCCTTTTGTTGCAGATGGACAGCGCGGACCGGTTGCTGGCCATCGCCTTTCTTCGCCGCGTCGGGCTGCTGACGGATCGACCCTGGACGGTCGAGGACGTTCTTCGTCCCGCCCAGCCCCAAACGGAGCTTGCAAAATGACCCCCATCGGCGCCGTGGCGGGCAAGTCGGGCAGGTTTCTGGACGCTCCCCTGCTGGTCACCGGCGGGCTGGTCCTGGTCGTCATTTCGCTGGTGATCCCCCTGCCGGCCGGGGTGCTGGATTTCGGCATCGCCATCTCGATCGCATCGGCAGTGCTGATCCTGGTCATGGCCTCGCTGGTCGAGAAACCGACCGACTTCCAGGCCTTTCCCGTCCTGCTGCTGGTCAGTCTGGTGATCCGGCTGTCGCTGAACGTGTCCTCGACCCGGCTGATCCTGACGGACGGGCAGAACGGGACCGAGGCGGCAGGGCAGGTCATCAACGGATTTGCCAACTTCGTCGCCGGGGGCTCGATCCTGGTGGGGATCACGGTCTTTGCGGTGATCTCGGTGGTGAACTTCATGGTCATCACTAAGGGCTCGGGCCGGATGGCCGAAGTTGCGGCGCGGTTCGCGCTGGATTCGCTGCCCGGCAAGCAGCTGGCCATCGATGGCGACCTGAATGCCGGCGCCATCGACCATCAGGAGGCCAAGCGCCGCCGCATCCAGGAACAGCGCGAGATCAGCTTCTTCGGTTCGCTGGACGGGGCCTCAAAATTCGTCAAGGGCGACGCAGTGGCGGGGATCGTCATCACCCTGATCAACCTCTGCGTCGGCTTGGCCGTCGGCATCACCGTCCACGGCATGCCCCTGGGAGAGGCGGTCTCGACCTATTCCCACCTCACCGTCGGTGACGGGCTGGTCAGCCAGATCCCCGCGCTGATCACCTCGATGGCGGCCGCCCTGCTGCTGTCGCGCGGGGGCGCCACCGAGACGACGGCGGGCCTTCTGTCGAGCGAGTTCAGCCGCAGCTGGCAACCGGCGGCGATGGTGGCGGCGGCGATGGTGATCATCTCGCTTGTACCGGGCATGCCGAAGGCGCTGTTTCTGGGGATCGCGGCGGGTATGGCCACCTTGGCGTGGAAGATCGCGCGCCACATGCGGGCCGCCGCAGAGGCCCTGCCGGATCTGGCCGCCGGGGATGTCGGCGCCAAGCCTGCCGCCCGGATCGGGGACGTGCTGGACACGGATGATATCAGCGTCGAGATCGGGTCCGACCTGATCGTGACCGCACTGGATCAGGCGCGGGGCCTGGGCAGCCGGATCAGCAACCTGCGGATCCATATCGCGCGCAGCTTCGGCCTGATCCTGCCGGATGTGCGCATCACCGATACCGACGATCTGGCGCCGGGCGATTACCAGATCCGGATCCAGGGCGTCATCCGCGGACGCGGCACCCTGCGTCCGGCCGAGATCCTGGCGCTTGGGCCGGATGCGGTGCTGGCCGAGTTGCGGGGCATTTCCGTGCGAGAGCCCGTCTATGCCAGCCCCGCCAAGTGGATCCAGCCCGACGACCAGGAGGATGCGGCGACCATGGGCGCCACCGTCGTCACGCCGATGGAGGTTCTGTCGACCCACCTGATGGAGGTGGTCAAGGCCAACCTTCCCGCCCTGCTGACCCTGGGCGCCATGCAGCGCCAGATCGAAGAGCTGAAGACCCTGTCGGACACGGGTCGCGCCGACCGCTATCGCAAATATTTCGACAGCATGGTCCCCGACAAGGTGACCCCTGAAACCCTGCTGGCGATCCTGAGGGCTTTGCTGGAGGAGCGGATCTCGATCCGCAACCTGCCGCTGATCGTGGACGCGATCTGCGAGTTCCGCGGCATCGAACAGCCCGAGGCGATCTATGAGCTGGTGCGCAAGCGCCTGCGCGGGCAGATCACCCAGCAATATGCCGACGATCTGGGCCGCTTGGCGGCCCTGCAGCTGCATCCCTCATGGGAGGCCGAGTTCGTCCGCGCCGATGGCGAGACGGGTCGGCCGGGCGGCGGGGCGATGACCCCCGCCATGTCGCGCAGGCTGGTCGATGCCGTGCGCAAGTCGCTGTCCCTGGCCGAGCCTGCCGCGCGCACCGTGCTTTTGACGCCCGACCATCGCCGTCGCATGATCCGTGCCGTGCTGGGCGCCAACGGCATGGCGGTCCCCGTCCTGGGTCTGGAAGAGGTCGACCCCTCGGCCGAACTGCGCTTGCTGGGCACGGTCGAGGCGGCATGATGTGGGACCAGCTTCAGGCCATCTTTCCGGGGCTGGAATGGTCGCTGGTGCTGGTCTATGTCCGCCTGCAGGCCTGCATCCTGGTCTTGCCCGGGTTGGGGGAGCGGGTGATCACCGGCCGCGTCAAGGTCGCGGTGGCCCTGGCGCTGACGCCGCTTCTGTCGGGACTGGCACCGGCGATCCAGATCCCGCTGCAGCCGCTCGGGCTGGTTCGGCAGGTGGGCATCGAGATGCTTCTGGGACTGGCCGCCGGGACCATGCTGCGGCTTCTGGCCCTGGCCATCGACATTGCCACCACGGCCATCGCGGCGACGGCCTCGCTGTCGCAGATCATGGGCGTCCAGAACGAGATGTCGCCCC
Above is a window of Paracoccus liaowanqingii DNA encoding:
- a CDS encoding histone deacetylase family protein, with protein sequence MSVILYSHDSAAAHATPEGHPEQVARHGAVMAGLEGLALDRRAAPVAEDAEVLRCHPAAYLEGLRAAVPSDGVRQIDADTYLSPGGLEPALRAVGGACAAVDAVLAGEAGAAFVAMRPPGHHAETATAMGFCLFGTVAIAAKRALDHHGLDRVAVLDFDVHHGNGTQDLLWDEGRALFVSSHQMPLYPGSGAASETGAQGQVLNLPLPPGSDGALAQAEWAGALRRMVAFAPQLVIVSAGFDAHRDDPLAQLDWEDADFAALTRAICRAAADCGAPVVSCLEGGYDLAALERSVRAHVTVLLEATE
- a CDS encoding exodeoxyribonuclease VII small subunit, with amino-acid sequence MSDITTLSFEEAMRELEATVGKLETGEATLEESIALYERGAALRAHCEARLREAEERVEKITLAANGQPAGAEPVEGL
- a CDS encoding polyprenyl synthetase family protein; its protein translation is MQDRLARVRADVQAELDRATGTLPDGDLSRAMRYAVQGGKRLRAFLVMESARLHGVPDDAALPVAAAVEALHAYSLVHDDLPAMDDDDLRRGQPTVHVRWSEATAILAGDALQTLAFELLADARIGTADARLRLVAALARASGARGMVWGQALDIAAETAGTPLDLEAITRLQGGKTGALIRFAATAGPLIAGDDPAALDRYADALGLAFQIADDILDVTGSEAATGKRVGKDAGAGKATFVSLLGLPGAQAEARRLVGVADAALRDYGAAAGNLRALSRFVIERDT
- the dxs gene encoding 1-deoxy-D-xylulose-5-phosphate synthase gives rise to the protein MTDRPKTPLLDRVSLPSDLKSLSDVELRHLADELRSETISAVSATGGHLGAGLGVVELTVALHAVFDTPRDKLIWDVGHQCYPHKILTGRRDRIRTLRMGGGLAGFTKRAESPYDPFGAGHSSTSISAALGFAMARELGGDPGDAIAVIGDGAMSAGMAYEALNNAGHEGKRLFVILNDNEMSIAPPVGAMSSYLTRLYAGGPFQELKAVAKGAVGMLPDALQEGARRAKEMLKGMTVGGTLFEELGFSYIGPVDGHDMEQLLPLLRTLRARADGPVLIHVVTKKGKGYAPAEAAADRGHATGKFDVVTGVQAKAKSNAPSYTAVFAQALIDEAARDDRILGVTAAMPDGTGLKQFAQRFPRRCFDVGIAEQHAVTFSAGLAAGGMKPFCAIYSTFLQRGYDQVVHDVAVQNLPVRFAIDRAGLVGQDGPTHSGAYDIAFLANLPGFVVMAAADEAELVHMVATAAAHDSGPIAFRFPRGEGTGVEMPERGQVLPIGKGRMIAEGKTVAILSFGTRLSEVMAAREALMARGITPTVADARFAKPLDRDLILRLARDHEALITIEEGAVGGFGSHVAQLLAEEGVFDSGLRFRSMVLPDAFVDHDAPQAMYDTSALNARHIEAKVLSVLGVGSLDTRRA
- the fliP gene encoding flagellar type III secretion system pore protein FliP (The bacterial flagellar biogenesis protein FliP forms a type III secretion system (T3SS)-type pore required for flagellar assembly.), producing MLPTTAAGQGLGEALGPGLGENAVTLVLLLTALSLAPGIAIMVTAFPFIVTVLSILRQSIGLQQSPPNMLIISLALFLTWFIMDPVLREAWQVAGLPLQQGQIDIAEAFQRGIQPFQGFMAARTDPGTLANLAEIAPGAGPPDRLSVLIPSFMLSEIQRAFEIGFLIALPFLIIDLVVAAVLMSMGMMMLPPVVVSLPFKLAFFVVVDGWGMIAGALVRSYG
- a CDS encoding FliM/FliN family flagellar motor switch protein — encoded protein: MDALKHLIDTDTIQVEVTIRLGRTRQTVSQLSALRPDDVLVLDQAIEDGVEICIGDKVIARGELTGDGGTEDRLCVRVVAASGTP
- the fliF gene encoding flagellar basal-body MS-ring/collar protein FliF, translated to MQKLQDYWNERSSQQRVILGAAFLGAFLVIALFGWLASRPSMALIYGGLDSAQAGEVIAGIERVGVPYEVRGDAIWVAVDQRDRLRMDLAAQGLPAAGSTGYELLDGMSGFGTTSQMFDAAYWRAKEGELARTILALPNVQTARVHLALDTGRGYRRDRNGSASVTLTTNGQPISRDQAASLKYLISSGVPGMQPDRVTVIDSQRGIVASTEDQTGADRAAEMKRNVERILEPHVGVGNAIVELNLDLMTETELLTEQRFDPEQRALISTVTEETTDESNSTGTGAVTAASNLPDAEEQPGDSSQSARAENRSQANYEVSRTTREVQRQPGATRRLTVAVLVNGVPQTDAEGQTTLAPRPDAELETLRELVASAVGFDAARGDLITVKSLPFASLGEGGTLAAPGFLDRLALNDLARIALIGIFALAIILAVLRPMLRSRSQPAAPMLDDSLPPMPPMAMMAPMMSPMSGGLDGFINEDFSTSPDHPRIAPFDFAGVEPLALPSADPVARLKAMMKERHEGSVKILSGWIDNKESVN
- a CDS encoding flagellar basal body-associated FliL family protein, encoding MTEPAALPAEKKRGKKGLLMVILATALLGGAGFVSTFLGFWSPGAMLSGPAEPPPSGAHLSVEFVEVPTIEIIVPGGRARSMVMSATIETDSHHKGQVTHLMPRVSDAFTTFLSGVDPAAYDKRGVLEVIRAELVTRSRFVLGEEPVKDLLITEFRFK
- a CDS encoding MotE family protein, producing the protein MARPLLPALTLLFALPAGAMLWQGADLSRLFSTVAVAAPADLLDGCGDVPEAVALAEELRDRALRIERYMASLDAKKAEIAEAEASLRDHLGDLRAQKGRTNADRDGATQAVRTDIDRLIALYDQMKPAEAAAILTNLPADFAAEILMRVQPEAGARIIAAVDPRQAALLTAQMGARSVRTP
- the motA gene encoding flagellar motor stator protein MotA; this encodes MFGFVGIFVTLAMVFGGYLLAGGKMGVILHALPFEMMMIMGAAVGSYFLGNSTDVLKATLGGLMRAFKGPRWTAQDHQDVLCLMFQLLKIARENPVALEQHIENPGESPIFTAYPRLAADHHVVSLISDTLRSASLNYDDPYQVEDMLSRRIATLREEEMHVPHALQTMADALPALGIVAAVLGIIKTMSAIDQPPAVLGKMIGGALVGTFLGVFLSYGFVAPLANRLGSVVKQDLGFYEVVKSVLVAGLHQHATTLCVEVGRQSVPEHVRPSFDTLEGALRELKKAA